One genomic segment of Rubripirellula tenax includes these proteins:
- the ptsP gene encoding phosphoenolpyruvate--protein phosphotransferase — protein MVPPQSIRNTDDARDERLGLSTLEDISKLILQSQGLEETLRNIVRLVAGRMQTEVCSIYLLDDERLVLRATIGLALDAVGRISLGLDEGLIGYTAETRNVVNVDEPQSHPRFHYIADSNEEIYHSFLGIPLHDRQRMIGVMAIQTIEPRQFNAIEISTLTTIAFQLSAVVASARLMDRLERESQLRVDASTHAAGHQPSATITDSILKGELGFGGVAIGPAFLIDEELGVADIGDDEPVELESKLDRLADAFEKSKIETLCLEKRLAQRLGEEDAAIFHSHLMILQDRVLIDKLRGHIHDGRSVTWSIKHVIGEYVNAFQRMDDPYLQERAADMEDIGRRLLANLGGQVRDVIALPYDAIVVAKSLLPSDIAMLDHAKILGLVLEASDSNGHAVIIAKSLGIPALVGVAGASRHVEPGANLILDSASRALHIDPAQSIQDEYRRLKIDGVRQQEALQQYKDRDAVTVDGTRVSLRANIGLLSDVAIAQQHGALGVGLYRTELPYMSRASFPDRQTQYEIYRRVVEGFPGQPVTVRTLDIGGDKMLPYFDSPKELNPFLGWRSVRVSLDHREMFQTQIEAVLMAATHGNVRLMFPMVTTIDEIAACKEIVANARQSLSDQGWDIPHVPVGVMIEVPGAVALADHFAKEVDFFALGTNDLIQYLLAADRANPAVSRYYDSLHPAVLSSIAQMVAAAKRCGRELCICGEMASDPACFAILVGLGLREFSVSSPSIFGLKALLSRLDIDQLTMMSQQALTQASGNHVRQLVDAMIGDETESLR, from the coding sequence ATGGTGCCACCTCAATCGATTCGTAACACGGACGACGCCCGCGACGAGCGGCTCGGGTTATCAACGCTGGAAGATATCAGCAAGCTGATTCTGCAGTCCCAAGGACTCGAAGAAACGCTTCGCAACATCGTTCGGCTAGTTGCTGGCCGCATGCAAACCGAAGTGTGTTCGATTTACTTGTTGGACGACGAAAGATTGGTGTTGCGCGCAACCATCGGGTTGGCACTCGATGCGGTGGGTCGAATCAGTCTTGGTCTCGACGAAGGCTTGATCGGTTACACGGCCGAGACGCGAAACGTCGTCAACGTCGATGAACCACAGTCGCATCCACGATTTCACTACATCGCCGACTCAAACGAAGAAATCTATCACTCGTTTCTTGGGATCCCGTTGCACGATCGCCAACGGATGATCGGCGTGATGGCAATTCAAACGATTGAGCCACGGCAATTCAACGCCATCGAAATCAGCACGTTGACGACGATTGCGTTTCAATTGTCGGCAGTCGTCGCGAGCGCTCGATTGATGGATCGCCTTGAACGCGAGTCCCAGCTTCGCGTCGATGCGTCCACCCACGCGGCCGGTCATCAACCATCCGCAACGATCACGGATTCCATCCTTAAAGGTGAACTGGGGTTCGGTGGTGTCGCGATTGGACCGGCGTTCTTGATTGACGAAGAATTGGGCGTCGCCGATATCGGCGACGATGAACCGGTCGAACTGGAATCGAAGCTCGACCGATTAGCCGATGCGTTCGAAAAATCTAAGATCGAAACTCTGTGCCTCGAAAAGCGATTAGCCCAGCGACTCGGCGAAGAAGATGCTGCAATCTTCCATAGCCACTTGATGATTCTTCAGGATCGCGTCTTGATCGACAAACTGCGGGGTCACATCCACGACGGACGCAGTGTCACGTGGTCGATCAAGCATGTGATCGGCGAATACGTCAACGCGTTTCAGAGGATGGACGATCCGTACTTGCAAGAACGCGCCGCCGACATGGAAGACATCGGGCGCCGGTTGCTGGCCAACTTGGGCGGACAAGTTCGCGATGTTATTGCGTTGCCCTATGACGCGATCGTTGTCGCGAAGTCGTTGCTGCCGTCGGACATCGCGATGCTCGATCATGCCAAAATACTCGGCTTGGTTTTGGAGGCGTCGGATTCGAACGGCCACGCCGTCATTATCGCGAAATCGCTTGGAATTCCCGCGTTGGTTGGCGTTGCCGGAGCGTCGCGCCATGTCGAGCCGGGCGCGAATTTGATTCTGGATTCGGCCAGCCGAGCGCTGCACATTGATCCCGCTCAATCGATTCAAGACGAGTACCGGCGATTGAAGATTGACGGTGTTCGTCAACAGGAAGCACTACAGCAATACAAAGATCGCGATGCTGTGACGGTCGACGGGACGCGTGTCTCGCTTCGCGCCAACATCGGATTGCTAAGCGATGTCGCGATCGCCCAGCAGCACGGGGCGCTCGGTGTCGGACTCTATCGCACCGAGTTGCCGTACATGTCGCGTGCGAGTTTTCCCGATCGCCAAACACAATACGAAATCTATCGACGCGTCGTCGAAGGTTTTCCCGGCCAACCGGTCACGGTGCGAACTCTTGACATCGGCGGCGACAAGATGCTGCCGTATTTCGATTCACCCAAAGAACTCAATCCGTTTCTCGGTTGGCGAAGTGTCCGAGTTTCGTTGGACCATCGCGAGATGTTTCAAACTCAAATCGAAGCCGTCTTGATGGCAGCGACTCACGGCAACGTCCGATTGATGTTCCCCATGGTGACGACGATCGACGAGATCGCAGCCTGTAAGGAAATCGTTGCGAATGCCAGACAGAGTCTTTCGGATCAGGGTTGGGACATTCCCCACGTGCCGGTTGGTGTGATGATCGAAGTCCCAGGCGCAGTCGCGTTGGCCGATCACTTTGCCAAAGAGGTTGATTTCTTTGCATTGGGTACGAACGATTTGATTCAGTACTTGTTGGCTGCCGATCGAGCGAATCCGGCGGTCAGCCGCTACTACGATTCGCTGCATCCGGCCGTTTTGTCTTCGATCGCCCAGATGGTCGCCGCGGCGAAGCGATGTGGCAGGGAACTTTGCATCTGCGGCGAGATGGCAAGCGATCCGGCATGCTTCGCCATATTGGTCGGGCTCGGGCTGCGTGAGTTCTCGGTTTCGTCGCCATCAATTTTCGGTCTTAAGGCGTTGCTATCGCGTTTGGATATCGATCAACTCACGATGATGTCCCAGCAAGCATTGACGCAAGCCAGCGGCAATCATGTTCGTCAGTTGGTCGACGCGATGATTGGCGACGAAACGGAGTCGCTGCGTTAG
- a CDS encoding endonuclease/exonuclease/phosphatase family protein yields MNGQATESVDLPPVTVAPARRPWRRRLGCAAAIVLVVILGPYLFSRLAAPSRRLQTFAHGTPDGQIMRPADKDGVLRIVAFNLAHGRGATDDNWREPGEDKFGRIGEIAELIRQLNADVVVLNEVDFDASWSGRQNQAEAIADRAGFAYRVEERNLDFAFLIGSWRFGNAILSKYPISDAAVVDLPDYAGWESWLAGCKRGVVCEISVPGEKAVRVMGVHLSHRSESLRTDSARMILDQFVPDGAPIIIAGDFNSTPNGFPGSDQTTDNAMDAFIGSNQFSLRPVQPPTREEMTFSTMNPYQVIDWILVPKELTIAAYRVVDTTLSDHRLVVCDITVDQNDWRTE; encoded by the coding sequence ATGAATGGCCAAGCAACCGAATCCGTTGATCTTCCGCCGGTGACTGTTGCTCCGGCGCGGCGGCCATGGCGGCGACGGTTGGGATGCGCGGCGGCGATCGTGTTGGTAGTAATTTTGGGTCCCTATCTGTTTTCGCGGTTGGCGGCGCCGTCGCGCCGACTTCAAACATTCGCCCACGGCACGCCCGATGGCCAGATCATGCGTCCGGCCGATAAGGATGGCGTGTTGAGGATTGTCGCGTTCAATCTTGCGCATGGACGCGGCGCGACCGACGACAATTGGCGAGAACCGGGCGAAGACAAATTCGGTCGGATCGGCGAGATCGCGGAACTGATTCGTCAACTGAACGCCGACGTCGTGGTGCTAAACGAAGTCGACTTTGATGCAAGCTGGAGCGGCCGCCAAAACCAAGCCGAAGCGATCGCCGATCGAGCGGGTTTTGCCTACCGAGTGGAAGAGCGAAACTTGGATTTCGCGTTTCTGATCGGAAGCTGGCGCTTCGGCAATGCGATTCTAAGCAAATACCCGATCAGCGATGCGGCTGTCGTCGATCTGCCTGACTATGCGGGATGGGAATCATGGTTAGCGGGTTGCAAGCGAGGCGTCGTGTGCGAGATCTCTGTGCCGGGCGAAAAGGCCGTTCGCGTGATGGGCGTGCACTTGTCGCACCGAAGTGAATCGCTGCGGACCGATTCTGCTCGAATGATTTTGGATCAATTCGTGCCAGACGGTGCTCCGATCATCATTGCGGGTGACTTTAACTCGACACCGAACGGCTTTCCGGGAAGCGACCAAACGACAGACAACGCGATGGATGCCTTCATCGGATCGAACCAGTTTTCGCTTCGCCCGGTCCAACCTCCCACGCGAGAAGAAATGACTTTCTCGACCATGAATCCCTACCAGGTCATCGATTGGATTCTTGTGCCCAAGGAACTTACGATTGCAGCCTATCGAGTCGTGGATACCACGTTGTCGGATCATCGTCTTGTTGTGTGCGACATCACGGTTGATCAAAATGACTGGCGAACTGAATAG
- a CDS encoding CHRD domain-containing protein, whose translation MRFAVLPALMLGLLSISTTATAATVNYDVVGVAGFGLLPGNERPNPAASPGSGGEIGATGIQFDDVAKTLLINVGWGSQQGFTDLSGPITAGHIHSAGTGGGINGAGGVLINIGSGGGILDNSASNGIVNFTTRAFTPAEETLLANGDLYLNFHSASFGGGEIRGNLVVSAVPEPGTLAAMSLIATAVFVRYRRKRNA comes from the coding sequence ATGCGTTTTGCAGTGCTTCCAGCCCTAATGCTGGGCCTTTTATCGATTTCTACGACTGCCACAGCGGCAACGGTCAACTACGACGTCGTCGGCGTCGCCGGCTTTGGCCTGCTGCCCGGCAATGAGCGGCCCAACCCTGCGGCTAGCCCCGGCAGCGGTGGTGAGATCGGCGCGACCGGAATTCAGTTTGATGATGTCGCCAAGACGTTGTTGATCAATGTCGGATGGGGAAGCCAGCAAGGTTTCACGGACTTGTCGGGTCCAATTACCGCGGGACACATCCACAGCGCAGGAACGGGCGGTGGCATTAACGGTGCGGGCGGTGTCTTGATCAACATCGGGTCGGGCGGAGGAATCTTAGACAACAGCGCCAGCAACGGTATTGTCAACTTCACAACCCGAGCATTCACGCCGGCTGAGGAAACGCTGTTGGCCAATGGCGACTTGTATCTAAATTTTCACTCCGCTTCGTTCGGTGGCGGAGAAATCCGTGGCAACCTGGTTGTATCGGCCGTTCCAGAACCCGGCACACTTGCCGCCATGTCGCTGATCGCAACGGCGGTGTTTGTTCGCTATCGCCGAAAACGAAACGCTTAA
- a CDS encoding spermidine synthase: protein MSTRVDSHVFPAERFMSIEILAYEETPLGVLCLRRRELVSQPGIEVTEVTLNHEFLMSSHLTDSERALTNRGLARLDANAVGGTESDLSVLVGGLGLGYTAAEAVKSDRVAKIEVVEFLPQVIGWLRDGLIPLASELNETEKLTLTHGDIYQRLARPRDKRFDLIVIDVDHSPQDVLGEESCGFYTAEGLTRAKSHLKPGGVLGVWSYAEDTPLLTQMKGVFCDVEVEQVTVLNDLIDVEQTDWLFYGRRPK, encoded by the coding sequence ATGTCGACTCGGGTAGACTCGCATGTTTTCCCCGCCGAGCGTTTCATGTCGATCGAAATCCTTGCTTACGAAGAAACGCCTCTCGGAGTGCTCTGCTTGCGACGCCGCGAATTGGTGTCCCAGCCCGGAATCGAAGTGACAGAGGTCACCCTCAATCACGAATTCCTGATGAGCAGCCATCTGACCGATTCCGAACGTGCACTCACCAATCGCGGGCTGGCTCGATTGGATGCCAACGCCGTTGGCGGAACGGAGTCGGACCTTTCGGTTCTGGTCGGTGGGCTCGGGTTGGGCTATACGGCTGCGGAAGCCGTGAAATCGGATCGTGTCGCAAAGATCGAAGTGGTCGAGTTTCTGCCGCAAGTGATTGGTTGGCTTCGCGACGGATTGATTCCGTTAGCAAGCGAACTCAACGAAACGGAAAAGTTGACTCTCACCCACGGTGACATCTATCAGCGATTGGCGCGACCGAGAGACAAACGGTTCGACTTGATCGTGATCGATGTCGACCATTCGCCCCAGGATGTGCTCGGTGAAGAGAGCTGTGGCTTCTACACGGCCGAGGGACTGACCCGAGCCAAATCGCATTTGAAGCCGGGCGGAGTCTTGGGTGTCTGGTCCTATGCCGAAGATACGCCACTTTTGACCCAGATGAAGGGTGTGTTCTGCGACGTCGAGGTCGAGCAAGTGACGGTGTTGAACGATCTGATCGATGTCGAGCAAACCGATTGGCTATTCTACGGACGCCGACCGAAATGA
- a CDS encoding FG-GAP repeat domain-containing protein, with amino-acid sequence MPQANVLSVAIVWVLIFVGSVGADDNVAWKKHVVMDQGHCNTAVAIDANADGLMDVVCSYGGKVSLFLAPDWKVEHVLHRLSQRRQTCIHSTVIDVDGDGDLDWAGAVASEHPFWLENPGRLSRTADSDATPTGDADSTLWIRRTIDSEITGIHCLTRSDVDNNGRDDLIINNFEPEKGIGDSIAWLSIPSDPKSSIPWDRHVFADADARGGSHYMGAGDIDGDGWNEIAVGAKGEPFADGNWFAFWKNPGKDGVKGAWQKVMLAENQTAATNILPADVNGDGKVDWLASRGHGNGVIWFENPSWKIHTIDSQIEFPHSLTVADHDQDGDVDAAVCGFGSEVVMWYENNGKGSFTNHTLDRHQQSYQLTSVDMDGDGDLDLLNAGRGTANVAWYENPLRSAK; translated from the coding sequence ATGCCCCAAGCAAACGTTCTGTCCGTCGCCATCGTGTGGGTGCTAATTTTTGTGGGTTCGGTCGGCGCCGATGACAACGTCGCTTGGAAGAAGCACGTGGTGATGGATCAAGGCCATTGCAACACGGCAGTTGCGATCGACGCCAATGCCGACGGTTTGATGGACGTTGTTTGCAGCTACGGTGGGAAGGTCAGCTTGTTTCTGGCTCCGGATTGGAAAGTCGAACACGTTTTGCATCGGCTTTCCCAGCGACGCCAAACTTGCATTCACAGCACCGTGATCGATGTCGATGGCGACGGGGATTTGGATTGGGCTGGTGCGGTTGCATCCGAACATCCGTTCTGGCTCGAAAATCCTGGGCGTTTGTCGCGAACGGCCGACTCGGACGCGACACCCACCGGCGACGCCGACAGTACCCTTTGGATTCGACGCACGATCGATTCCGAGATTACCGGAATCCACTGTTTGACGCGGAGCGACGTCGACAACAATGGGCGCGATGATTTGATCATCAACAACTTCGAACCCGAGAAGGGAATCGGAGACTCGATCGCGTGGCTATCGATTCCCAGCGATCCCAAATCGTCTATCCCTTGGGACCGACATGTGTTTGCCGACGCTGACGCGCGAGGCGGCAGTCACTACATGGGTGCCGGTGACATCGACGGTGATGGTTGGAATGAAATCGCTGTTGGCGCGAAGGGTGAACCGTTCGCCGATGGAAACTGGTTCGCCTTTTGGAAGAACCCTGGTAAAGATGGCGTGAAGGGGGCATGGCAAAAAGTGATGCTTGCCGAGAATCAAACGGCGGCCACGAATATATTGCCCGCCGACGTGAACGGCGACGGCAAGGTTGATTGGCTCGCGTCACGTGGTCACGGCAACGGCGTGATCTGGTTCGAAAATCCCAGTTGGAAGATTCACACGATCGATTCGCAAATCGAATTCCCACACAGTTTGACGGTCGCAGATCACGACCAGGACGGTGACGTCGATGCCGCCGTCTGCGGCTTTGGAAGCGAGGTGGTGATGTGGTACGAGAACAACGGCAAAGGTTCGTTCACAAATCACACGCTTGATCGTCACCAACAAAGTTACCAGCTGACCAGCGTTGACATGGACGGCGATGGCGACTTGGATTTACTAAATGCCGGCCGTGGTACCGCGAACGTGGCTTGGTATGAAAACCCACTTCGGTCGGCGAAGTGA